From one Mytilus trossulus isolate FHL-02 chromosome 10, PNRI_Mtr1.1.1.hap1, whole genome shotgun sequence genomic stretch:
- the LOC134688045 gene encoding LOW QUALITY PROTEIN: uncharacterized protein LOC134688045 (The sequence of the model RefSeq protein was modified relative to this genomic sequence to represent the inferred CDS: substituted 3 bases at 3 genomic stop codons), which translates to MTENHSDDEDTLLLHETPVHSCAKSSSVPQISDQTFELFTSYFDSKISSLKNELVSGNASLPXKLKKEVSVKLKGEGNQIQYSFNSDIVSELQKLQKRTSAQNSVSTNLISSLILKINRRNKLIRIDDKSPAGWSTVREYESDDLASDLEDEKRLRXAESRALKTIKXKKTRGKPYSKPSATVSRPANSTDTSNSYYQPYNATQLPFLRFRRREATPYDTCYECHQTGHFKRNCPKATNKPTFGNLSK; encoded by the coding sequence ATGACCGAAAACCACTCAGACGACGAGGACACATTGCTTTTGCACGAGACACCCGTACATTCATGTGCCAAGTCTAGTTCTGTACCACAGATAAGTGATCAAACGTTTGAACTTTTTACATCTTATTTTGATAGTAAGATTTCTTCTCTGAAGAACGAGTTAGTCTCCGGGAACGCCTCCCTACCTTAGAAGCTCAAGAAAGAGGTGTCCGTTAAGCTTAAGGGGGAAGGGAATCAGATTCAATACTCCTTCAACTCAGATATAGTTTCCGAATTGCAGAAACTTCAGAAGCGTACATCCGCACAAAATTCCGTTAGCACCAATTTGATATCGAGCCTTATTCTTAAAATCAACAGGAGGAATAAATTGATTCGAATTGACGACAAGTCGCCAGCAGGCTGGTCCACAGTCAGAGAATACGAAAGTGATGACCTGGCATCAGATTTAGAAGATGAAAAACGTTTACGGTAAGCAGAAAGCAGGGCCCTCAAGacaatcaaataaaagaaaacccGTGGAAAACCTTACTCCAAACCGTCCGCCACCGTTTCTAGACCTGCCAACTCTACTGATACTAGTAACAGTTACTATCAGCCTTACAACGCTACTCAGTTGCCCTTTCTGAGGTTCCGTCGCCGCGAGGCGACCCCATACGACACCTGTTACGAGTGTCACCAAACTGGCCACTTCAAGAGGAACTGCCCAAAAGCAACAAACAAACCAACCTTTGGAAACTTGTCAAAGTGA
- the LOC134688046 gene encoding slit homolog 2 protein-like yields MAFYQAAFTGVYNIKLFKLVELETDWNKSIGMMLFNIIAVLTLSILQEGYAVPCTYPGLTMCDCIGTVIKCLEQNLTQIPSTIPKNTTGLPFQKNKISVIDDTSLSGLTSLKELILSYNEISIIEDGAFSDLQALKRLFLVSNKIDSLGTKLSGLTSLQNLDLSLNDISSIEDGEFSGLLSLETMSC; encoded by the exons ATGGCATTTTATCAAGCTGCATTCACTGGAGTTTACaatattaaattgtttaaattagtTGAATTGGAAACTGACTGGAAT aaGAGTATCGGCATGATGTTGTTTAATATAATAGCGGTTTTGACCCTCAGTATTTTACAAGAAGGTTATGCTGTGCCATGTACGTATCCCGGACTGACAATGTGTGATTGCATAGGAACAGTAATTAAGTGTTTGGAACAAAACTTAACACAAATACCGAGTACTATACCTAAAAACACAACAGGCTT accttttcaaaaaaataagattagtGTAATAGATGACACATCATTGTCAGGACTGACATCGCTAAAGGAATT aaTATTAAGCTACAACGAAATTTCTATTATAGAAGATGGTGCTTTCTCGGATTTACAGGCTTTGAAACGATT ATTTcttgtatcaaataaaattgattcacTAGGAACCAAATTGTCAGGGCTAACATCGCTTCAGAATTT agaTCTCAGCTTGAACGACATTTCTAGTATAGAAGATGGCGAGTTCTCTGGTCTTCTGTCTTTGGAAACTAT GAGTTGTTAG